The genomic window CGAGCCCGCTTCCCAATGGGGCCAGGAAATACTCCAGTTCGGACATTGATCTCAAGCACCTGTAGGATAACGGACAGCCTGACATTCAATGGCGTGGGGCCCGCGCATGCGCCCTGGGAGTCGTTTGACCGTGGAGCGTTCGATGGTTTGGAATTTCCGGTGGGTGGGGATGGCCGTGGTGGGGCTGTCACTGGGAGTGAGTGGTTGTGGCAAGGAGAAGTCCGCCGCGACACCCTCCGTCGAGGGACCGGTGGTGGCGCATGTGGGGGATGCGAAAATCACCCAGGCGGAGCTGGAGGCGAAGCTGGCGGAACAGCCCGCCTTCGTCAGGGCCCGTTACGACACCCCTGAGAAGAAGAAGGAATTCCTAGACAACCTTGTTCGCTTTGAATTGCTTGTCCAGGAGGCGCGGCGGCGCGGGCTGGAGTCGGACCCGGAGGTCCGCTCGATGCTTGAGAAGGTGATGGTGCAACACCTTGTCAAAGCCCAGACCGAAGCCGTGGATGCGGCGGTGAGCGACGCGGACGCGCGGGCCTACTACGACGCCCACCTTTCGGAGTTCGTGAAGCCGGAGCGGGTGCGGGTGAGCCAGTTGTTGTTGAAGGCGCCCAAGGGCAGCCCGGAGCGCCAGAAGGCGCTCACCCAGGCCGTGAAGCTGGCGGCGGAGGCACAGCGGGGCGGGGATGTGCTGCGAGCCTTCGACACGGCGGTCCGTGCCCACTCACAGGACACGGCGACGCAGGCACAGGGTGGAGACCTGGGATTCCGGACCCGAGAGGAATTGACGGTGGCGGGGGGCGAGGCCCTCGCGGAGTCCGCCTGGGGCCTGAAGACAGTGGGGCAACTGACGGCGCCCATCGAATCCGACGCGGGCGTCCACCTGCTGATGTTGCAGGCGCGTCAGCTGGGGAATGAACAGACGTTTGAACAGGCAAAGCCTCGCATCCTCCAGCGTCTGGGAGCGGAGCGACGGGCGAAGGCCCTGGACACGCTTGTCGAGAAACTGCGTGCCCAGACGAAGGTGGAGGTGGACGAGGGCGTGCTCGCGAAGGTGAACCCCGAAGCGGGTGTGAAGCCCGCGGCGGATCAGGCGGGGGCTCAGCCCCGGTAGCAACCAGTCTTCGCGAGGGGGCCTGACGGTGCGGAGCTTGAGCGGTCTTCAGGCCCGCGCGCCGTCGTCGTACGACACGCGCAGGCCCTGGTGCGTCACCGTGATGAACGGGCGGCCCATCCAGCCGCAGTGCGTACAGACCGCGCTCGGGCCGCGTGCCGTCACGCGCACCGGCAGGTCCGCCTCGCACACGGGGCACCCTTCGGGGAGGGTGTATTCGCGGGTCTGGTTCGCGATTCCGGTCATGCACTCAGGGGTAATGCAGCGTCCGGCTCCGCAAGCCCGCCTGCCTGCCGCATCCCGCCACCCCACGTCACCCATTCCGTCGAATGCCTGTTCAAACAGCCATCGGCCTCACGCATCGCTCGTCCGCCTGTCTCCCCCTTCAGGAACGTTTTTCGGATGAACGTTCGGCCATGAACGGTTGGGCTCCGGTCCCGAATGCCTCGGGCCGGAGGATGCATGGACCGGACGAAGTCTCTGTCGCTCGCCCCCCTGGCTGCCCTGCTCGTGATGGGCTTTGCCTCGGGCACCGCGCTCGCCCTGCCGCGTGATCCCTATCTGCAGCGCGTGGGCCCCGACACCGCCACCGTGGCGTTCCGGCTGGCCTCGAACTGCTCGGCGGCCCAGGTCCGCTATGGCGTGGGCAACACCAGCGCGGCGGCACGCTCGACAGCCACGTCCCGTATCCACGCCGTGGTCCTCACCGGCCTCACCCCCGCCACCACCTATACGTACTCCGTGGACGCGTGCGGTGAGACGACCCCGGCCAAGACGTTCGTCACCGCGCCCGTCCCCGGCACCCGGCGCGTGCACTTCGCCGCCGTGGGCGACTTCGGCACGGGCGGCAGCGACCAGCGGAAGGTCGCCGCCTCCATGCTCACCAACAAGCCGGAGCTCTTCGTCGCGCTGGGTGACAATGCCTACGCGTCCGGGACGGAGACCGAGTTCCAGACGAACCTCTTCACCCCCATGGCCGCCCTGCTCGCGCAGGTGCCCATGTTCGCGACGCCGGGCAATCACGAGTACGTGACCAACGAGGCCCAGCCCTACCTGGACAACCTCTACCTGCCCACCAACAACGCAGAGGGCTCGGAGCGCTACTACTCGTTCGACTGGGGCCACGTGCACTTCGTGTCCATCGACTCCAACTGCGCCGTGGGGCTCGCGTCCGCTTCCAAGTGCACGCTCGCCGCGCAGAAGGCCTTCGTGGAGAAGGACCTCGCCGCCACCACCCAGCCGTGGAAGGTCGTCTTCTTCCACCACCCGTCGTGGTCCAGCGGCGAGCACGGCTCGCAGCTCACCATGCGCCGCCAGTTCGGCCCCCTGTTCGAGAAGTACGGCGTGGACCTGGTGCTCACCGGCCATGACCACAACTACGAGCGCAGCAAGCCCATGCTCGGCGACGCCGAGTCCGGCAAGTCGGAGCGCGGCGTCCCCTACCTCGTCGTCGGCGGCGGCGGCGCCACCCTGCGCAAGTTCGCCACCTCCCGTCCGTCCTGGAGCGTCATGCGCGATGACGCCGCCCATGGCTTCCTCGACGTGGAGGTCGTGGAGGGCACCCTCACCGCGAAGCTCGTGAAGACGAACGGCGGCACCCTCGACTCCTTCTCCCTCACCAAGGAGCTGCCCGCCCCTCCCCCGCCGCCCCAGGGCACGCTCAACGTCACCGTCGGCAGCGCCAGCGGCACCGCCCCCCACACGGCCTCGTTCGTCGCGACGGCCTCCCAGGCGGGCACCTCCGTCACCTGGGACTTCGGCGACGGCGTCACCGCCCAGGGCGCCCAGGTGGAGCACGTCTACACGCAGCCCGGCACCTACACCGCCACGGCGACCGCCACTTCCCAGGGCGCCGCGCCCCTGACCGCCACCACCGTCGTCACCGTGACGGGCAGCGGCACCACCGACCCGGGCACCGGCGAGGAAGACCCGGGCACGGACACCGGAGCCGACCCGGGCACCCCCACCAACCCGCGCCCGGAACTGCCCTCAACGCCTTCGACGCCGGGCATCACGCCCGGGGAAGACTCCGAAGGGGGCGGAGGCTGCGCCGCCGGTCCGGGCGTCCTGCTCCCCGCCGCCGCGCTCCTCCTCGCGGGCCTCATCCGCCGCCGCCGGAGCCGCTGACCCGGAAGCCCCGGGGGCGGGCCTCGTGCCCGCTTCCGGAACCGCTCCCTCCGGGGACAGGGCCCTCGCGTCCACGCCCCGGGGTGGAAACCCGGCCCCGGGGAGGCCCTTTTCCGGTCCCCCGCCCCCTTCCCCCTGACGCCTGGACGCCCGCCGGCCGGTCCCCTGGGGGCCTTCCGGGGGCGTCTTTTGCGTTCCCTGCTTGTCAAGCCGGCCCGGGGGATGCAAAGGCCCATGGCACATGGCCACGACTCGCAAGCCTGGACCTTCCCGCGGTGCCGCCTCGAAGTCCGGCGGGCCCCGCTCGTCCCGCCCCGGCGGCCCGGGACCCTCCCGCAGTGCCGCCCCGAAGTCCGGCGGCCCCCGCTCGCCCCGCCCCGACGGTCCGGCACCCTCCCGCAGTGCCGCCTCGAAGCCCAAGGGTGGCGGCGGGCTCCACCCGCCCCGGCGCCCCGGCGCCCCGAAGCGCAAGGAAGCCGGCGGACGCCCCGACAAACCCAAGATGAGCCGCGCCCAGCACGAGCGCGCCCGTCCCAACCCGAACCGCCCCCTGCGCGAAGACCTGGTCCTCCAGGCCTGTCTGGAGGCCTACGGCGGCGTGCGCCGCGAGGGCCGGCTGTCCGACCGCGCCCTGGAGTTCGTCCTGCGCCGCAAGACGCTCCTGTACTCCACGGAGCGCCGCGCCGTGGCCGAGCGCGTCTACGCGCTGCTGCGCCGCCAGCGCACCGTGGACTTCCTGCTGGAGCGCTCCCACCACAACTTCGAGACCCTGGACGGCACCCGCCAGGACGTCATGCGGCTGGCCACGTCCCGCATCCTCCACGGCGAGGACCCCAACTACGTCTCGCGCACCAGCGGCCTGTCCGGCACGGACCTCTCCGTGCTTGATCGGCTCCCGGACGCCGCCGCCGAACTGGACGGCCTGCCCGACGCGCAGCGCTTCCCCATCGCCGCGTCGCTGCCGGACTTCCTCGCGGAGAAGTTCCGCGCCGTCTTCGGCAAGGACGCCAGCCGCGCCGCCGAGGCGATGAACGAGCGCGCCCCGCTCAACGCCCGCGTCAACTCGCTCAAGGGCGACCGCGACGTGCTCCAGGAGCGCCTGGCCGCCGAGGACGTGGAGTCCACGAAGCCCACGCCGCTGTCCCCGCTGGGCATCACGCTGGAGACGCGCCTCAACATCTTCTCGCTCCAGAACTTCAAGGACGGCTGGCTCGAAATCCAGGACGAGGGCAGCCAGCTGCTCGGCATGCTCGTGGACGCGCCGCCCACCCGCGTCGTGGACGCGTGCGCGGGCGCCGGCGGCAAGACGCTCCAGCTGGCCGCGCAGATGAAGAACCGCGGTGACCTGCACGCGCTCGACGTGGACGAGGGCCGCATGGAGGACCTGCGCAAGCGCGCGCGCCGTGCCGGCGTGCACAACGTGCGCACGCAGATCATCCCGCCCGAAGGTCCGGAGGCGGAGGCCGCGCTGGAGCCCCTCAAGGGTCAGGCGGACCGCGTGCTGGTGGACGCGCCGTGCAGCGGCACCGGCACCTTCCGCCGCAAGCCGGACGCCCGCTACCGCCTCACGCCGGAGTCCCTGGAGATGCACGTCGCCCGGCAGAAGGCCCTGCTCGAGCGCTTCTCCACCCTGGTGAAGCCCGGCGGCCGGCTCATCTACGGGACGTGCAGCGTGCTGCGCGAGGAGAACGAGGACGTGGTGCAGGACTTCCTGTCCCGGCACCCGGAGTTCACCGTGCGCCCCGTGGCCGAAATCCTGGGCGCGGAGCTGGGCAAGAAGGTGAGCGCCGGCCCCTTCATGCGCCTGGCCCCGCACCTCCACGGCACTGACGGCTTCTTCGGCGCCGTGCTCGTCCGCGCGAAGTAACCCCACCCGAAGTCCCCCGCGAGAAAGGCACCCCGGCCATGTCGCAAGCCGTCCACTACCGCGTCGCCATGCCCCGTCCGCATGCGCACCTGTTCGAGGTGGAGGCCTCCTTCCCCGCCGGACCCGACACGCTCGACGCGGTGATGCCGGTGTGGACACC from Corallococcus soli includes these protein-coding regions:
- a CDS encoding peptidylprolyl isomerase → MVWNFRWVGMAVVGLSLGVSGCGKEKSAATPSVEGPVVAHVGDAKITQAELEAKLAEQPAFVRARYDTPEKKKEFLDNLVRFELLVQEARRRGLESDPEVRSMLEKVMVQHLVKAQTEAVDAAVSDADARAYYDAHLSEFVKPERVRVSQLLLKAPKGSPERQKALTQAVKLAAEAQRGGDVLRAFDTAVRAHSQDTATQAQGGDLGFRTREELTVAGGEALAESAWGLKTVGQLTAPIESDAGVHLLMLQARQLGNEQTFEQAKPRILQRLGAERRAKALDTLVEKLRAQTKVEVDEGVLAKVNPEAGVKPAADQAGAQPR
- a CDS encoding metallophosphoesterase gives rise to the protein MDRTKSLSLAPLAALLVMGFASGTALALPRDPYLQRVGPDTATVAFRLASNCSAAQVRYGVGNTSAAARSTATSRIHAVVLTGLTPATTYTYSVDACGETTPAKTFVTAPVPGTRRVHFAAVGDFGTGGSDQRKVAASMLTNKPELFVALGDNAYASGTETEFQTNLFTPMAALLAQVPMFATPGNHEYVTNEAQPYLDNLYLPTNNAEGSERYYSFDWGHVHFVSIDSNCAVGLASASKCTLAAQKAFVEKDLAATTQPWKVVFFHHPSWSSGEHGSQLTMRRQFGPLFEKYGVDLVLTGHDHNYERSKPMLGDAESGKSERGVPYLVVGGGGATLRKFATSRPSWSVMRDDAAHGFLDVEVVEGTLTAKLVKTNGGTLDSFSLTKELPAPPPPPQGTLNVTVGSASGTAPHTASFVATASQAGTSVTWDFGDGVTAQGAQVEHVYTQPGTYTATATATSQGAAPLTATTVVTVTGSGTTDPGTGEEDPGTDTGADPGTPTNPRPELPSTPSTPGITPGEDSEGGGGCAAGPGVLLPAAALLLAGLIRRRRSR
- a CDS encoding RsmB/NOP family class I SAM-dependent RNA methyltransferase; the protein is MSRAQHERARPNPNRPLREDLVLQACLEAYGGVRREGRLSDRALEFVLRRKTLLYSTERRAVAERVYALLRRQRTVDFLLERSHHNFETLDGTRQDVMRLATSRILHGEDPNYVSRTSGLSGTDLSVLDRLPDAAAELDGLPDAQRFPIAASLPDFLAEKFRAVFGKDASRAAEAMNERAPLNARVNSLKGDRDVLQERLAAEDVESTKPTPLSPLGITLETRLNIFSLQNFKDGWLEIQDEGSQLLGMLVDAPPTRVVDACAGAGGKTLQLAAQMKNRGDLHALDVDEGRMEDLRKRARRAGVHNVRTQIIPPEGPEAEAALEPLKGQADRVLVDAPCSGTGTFRRKPDARYRLTPESLEMHVARQKALLERFSTLVKPGGRLIYGTCSVLREENEDVVQDFLSRHPEFTVRPVAEILGAELGKKVSAGPFMRLAPHLHGTDGFFGAVLVRAK